One Heyndrickxia oleronia genomic window, AGCGTTTATAATGGCGATTGGATACAATACATGCAATAAGATACAAAAAAAACAGCAATATAAAAGGTATTAATAAGAAAGGTTCGACAATTGTGATTTTAAAATGTTCCATATGTTCATTATTCATTGGCTGTTTTACCCCTTACTAATATTTCTTTCTTTGTCTTTACTATTAGAATGATTGCTATTAAAAGTAATACTAATGCAATGATGTTCCATAATAGATCGTAAATGATTAAATTTTCCACATAACGAATTTGATGAATTCTCATCAGTTTGTGCTGGATAATTCCATCGTATAACTGAAATCCCCCTCCCCCAAGAAACACACCGCCAATCCACCTCTTTAACCAAAATGCGTTCTTACGCCTTAAATCTGCTAGAAGGAATAGCCCACCTATAGTTGCAAACCAGCTAAATGCATGGAATAAGCCAT contains:
- a CDS encoding DUF2243 domain-containing protein, with protein sequence MIMTSTSSLTRNIWSGILFGVGLVCFLDETIFHQILYWHHFYDKSTLSIGLVSDGLFHAFSWFATIGGLFLLADLRRKNAFWLKRWIGGVFLGGGGFQLYDGIIQHKLMRIHQIRYVENLIIYDLLWNIIALVLLLIAIILIVKTKKEILVRGKTANE